A single Harpia harpyja isolate bHarHar1 chromosome 6, bHarHar1 primary haplotype, whole genome shotgun sequence DNA region contains:
- the GPR22 gene encoding G-protein coupled receptor 22 — MCFSPILEVNMQSESNITVRDAIDDIDTNMYQPLSYPLSFQVSLTGFLMLEIVLGLGSNLTVLVLYCMKSNLINSVSNIITMNLHVLDVIICVGCIPLTIVILLLSLESNTALICCFHEACVSFASVSTAINVFAITLDRYDISVKPANRILTMGRAVILMTSIWIISLFSFLIPFIEVNFFSLRSATTWENKTLLCVSTNEYHTELGMYYHLLVQIPIFFFTVIVMLITYTKILQALNIRIGTRFTTGQKKKARKKKTISLTTQHETTDVSHSSGGRNVVFGVRTSVSVIIALRRAVKRHRERRERQKRVFRMSLLIISTFLLCWTPISVLNTTILCLGPSDLLVKLRLCFLVMAYGTTIFHPLLYAFTRQKFQKVLKSKMKKRVVSIVEADPMPNNAVIHNSWIEPKRNKKITFEDNEVRQKCLVPQVVTD, encoded by the coding sequence ATGTGTTTCTCCCCCATTCTGGAAGTCAACATGCAGTCTGAATCTAACATTACAGTTCGAGATGCCATTGATGACATCGACACCAACATGTACCAACCACTGTCATATCCATTAAGCTTTCAAGTTTCTCTCACTGGATTTTTGATGTTAGAAATTGTTTTGGGACTTGGCAGCAACCTCACCGTGCTGGTACTTTACTGTATGAAATCCAACTTAATCAATTCTGTCAGTAACATAATTACAATGAACCTTCATGTACTTGATGTAATAATTTGTGTGGGATGTATTCCTCTAACTATAGTTATCCTTCTGCTTTCACTGGAGAGTAACACTGCTCTCATCTGCTGTTTCCATGAGGCTTGTGTCTCTTTTGCAAGCGTTTCAACAGCAATCAACGTCTTTGCTATCACTCTGGACCGATACGACATCTCCGTAAAACCTGCCAATCGAATTCTGACCATGGGAAGGGCTGTGATATTAATGACATCAATATGGatcatttcacttttttccttcctgattcCTTTCATTGAAGTCAACTTTTTCAGTCTTCGAAGCGCAACTACTTGGGAAAACAAGACACTTTTGTGCGTGAGTACAAACGAGTACCACACTGAGCTAGGAATGTACTACCACCTTCTCGTTCAGATTCCaatctttttcttcactgttatAGTAATGCTTATTACATACACCAAAATACTTCAGGCTCTAAATATTCGGATTGGTACAAGATTTACAACGGGACAAAAGAagaaagctagaaagaaaaaaactataTCTTTGACCACTCAGCATGAGACTACAGATGTGTCCcacagcagtggaggaagaaatgTTGTCTTTGGCGTAAGGACTTCTGTGTCTGTCATAATTGCTCTACGCCGAGCTGTAAAACGACACCGGGAGCGAAGAGAACGGCAAAAGAGAGTCTTCAGAATGTCCCTCTTGATTATCTCAACATTCCTTCTCTGCTGGACACCCATCTCTGTTTTAAACACCACCATCTTATGTTTGGGCCCAAGTGACCTTTTGGTAAAGTTGCGACTATGTTTTCTAGTAATGGCATACGGAACAACTATATTTCACCCTCTACTTTATGCATTCACAAGGCAAAAGTTTCAGAAAGTTCTGAAAAGTAAGATGAAAAAGCGAGTTGTTTCTATAGTGGAAGCAGATCCCATGCCAAATAACGCTGTAATACACAACTCATGGATAGAGcctaaaaggaacaaaaagattACCTTTGAAGACAACGAAGTAAGGCAGAAATGTTTAGTACCTCAGGTTGTCACTGACTAG